The Noviherbaspirillum saxi genome includes a window with the following:
- a CDS encoding NUDIX hydrolase has product MSEVWKPSVTVAAIVERAGHFLLVEEETSDGVRFNQPAGHLDPNESLIQAVTRETMEETAHEFTPTALVGMYMSRYVSSRTTQQVTYLRFAFCGEVGKEHKRPLDVGILRAVWMTREEMLECESTHRSPLVMRCVEDYLAGQRAPLSVIYTHPSVIGEFRG; this is encoded by the coding sequence ATGTCTGAAGTCTGGAAACCCTCTGTCACTGTTGCTGCGATCGTCGAGCGCGCGGGACACTTTTTGCTGGTGGAAGAAGAAACCAGCGATGGCGTCCGTTTCAACCAGCCGGCGGGCCATCTCGATCCGAACGAATCGCTGATTCAGGCAGTCACGCGCGAGACGATGGAAGAAACCGCGCACGAATTCACGCCCACCGCCCTGGTCGGCATGTATATGTCGCGCTATGTTTCATCCCGCACGACCCAGCAGGTGACCTACTTGCGCTTTGCCTTTTGCGGCGAAGTCGGAAAAGAACATAAGCGTCCGCTGGATGTCGGCATCCTGCGCGCAGTCTGGATGACGCGCGAGGAAATGCTGGAATGCGAAAGCACCCACCGCAGTCCCCTGGTGATGCGTTGCGTCGAGGATTACCTGGCGGGCCAACGCGCTCCCTTGTCCGTCATCTATACGCATCCCAGCGTCATCGGGGAATTCCGTGGCTAA
- the mnmA gene encoding tRNA 2-thiouridine(34) synthase MnmA encodes MAKKRVVIGMSGGVDSSVSAWLLKEQGYEVIGLFMKNWEDDDDSEYCSTREDWIDAASVADVVGVDIEAVNFAAEYKDRVFAEFLREYQAGRTPNPDVLCNAEIKFKAFLDHAMKLGADLIATGHYARVRQAANGRFELLKALDASKDQSYFLHRLNQAQLSKTLFPLGEIPKTEVRQIAERIGLPNAKKKDSTGICFIGERPFREFLNRYLSYKPGPMMTPDGTVVGEHVGLSFYTLGQRKGIGLGGIKSYQNAEGSSDAWYVAKKDVENNILYVVQGHDHPWLLSGALESAQASWIAGEPPAAGQLAAKTRYRQADVPCMIAADSTDRFSLSFPTPQWAVTPGQSAVLYDGQVCLGGGIINTAGN; translated from the coding sequence GTGGCTAAGAAACGCGTCGTCATCGGCATGTCGGGCGGCGTCGATTCGTCGGTATCGGCCTGGCTGCTGAAAGAACAAGGGTATGAAGTCATCGGCCTGTTCATGAAAAACTGGGAAGACGATGACGATTCCGAATACTGCTCGACGCGCGAGGACTGGATCGATGCCGCCAGCGTGGCCGACGTGGTCGGTGTCGATATCGAAGCGGTCAACTTTGCCGCCGAATACAAGGACCGCGTCTTTGCGGAATTCCTGCGCGAATACCAGGCTGGCCGCACGCCCAATCCGGACGTGCTGTGCAATGCGGAAATCAAGTTCAAAGCCTTCCTCGACCATGCGATGAAGCTGGGCGCGGACCTGATCGCGACCGGCCACTACGCACGCGTGCGGCAAGCGGCGAATGGCCGCTTCGAACTGCTCAAGGCGCTCGACGCCAGCAAGGACCAAAGCTATTTTCTGCACCGGCTCAATCAGGCGCAATTGTCGAAAACCCTGTTCCCGCTCGGAGAAATTCCGAAGACCGAAGTGCGCCAGATCGCGGAGCGCATCGGACTGCCGAATGCAAAGAAAAAGGATTCGACCGGTATCTGCTTCATCGGCGAACGGCCCTTCCGCGAATTTCTGAACCGCTATCTCTCGTACAAGCCGGGACCGATGATGACGCCGGACGGCACCGTCGTCGGCGAGCATGTCGGACTCAGCTTTTACACGCTGGGCCAACGTAAAGGTATAGGCCTGGGCGGCATCAAGTCGTACCAGAATGCGGAAGGCAGCAGCGATGCCTGGTATGTCGCCAAAAAGGATGTGGAGAACAATATCCTGTACGTGGTGCAAGGCCATGACCATCCGTGGCTGCTTTCGGGTGCGCTCGAATCCGCACAGGCGAGCTGGATCGCCGGCGAGCCGCCAGCTGCTGGCCAACTGGCGGCAAAGACGCGCTATCGCCAGGCCGATGTTCCCTGCATGATCGCTGCAGACAGTACGGATCGCTTTTCCCTGTCGTTCCCGACACCGCAATGGGCAGTCACGCCTGGGCAATCGGCCGTGCTGTATGACGGCCAAGTGTGCCTCGGCGGCGGCATCATCAATACGGCCGGAAATTAG